One genomic region from Cataglyphis hispanica isolate Lineage 1 chromosome 11, ULB_Chis1_1.0, whole genome shotgun sequence encodes:
- the LOC126853072 gene encoding TAF5-like RNA polymerase II p300/CBP-associated factor-associated factor 65 kDa subunit 5L isoform X2 produces MSHGPWSIVSQLSRNSVCVNPDSRRRRVSMKMKRMKSDVISATIESYLKRRHYQANDYCKGDQLFCQSSDQMTLNATAECGTSQDNSIVFSAITIDVTAADQAYQRLKKWMNIILNEKIKVELQGLLFPIFCHLYLEMLHAGNRQAAIQFLKAHQNEFVSDTEKDFLEELSRVFSVQDIELRSLVNAFRTRKYKVDLSESAHICLRQYLTRYGHIILMQIINTHITIIRKTDSSKMDGEIHEEESQRYETSINGHVEQPSGTGVDREMRELQEAIRLIRNNAHQALRVFTVKNAIENASCGLIAPKMDKLAVGFSTAEIRVWGIGEMVLVEHKDKQMHVPFICDVSPFYKFNEYGNTIRSEAGAIILRGHTDVVHDLRFIPEADILLSISSDKDMRAWRLNDYSCAAVYSGHSYPIWCMDTSVFNLYTATGSHDRTAKLWSLDRTFPLRIFAGHFLDVNCIKFHPNARYLATGSADKTIRLWSKDDGNLVRVYVGAQSTIYTLAFSPDGKYLAAAGDDKCISIWDLASNALLTELKGHEDTIMNVDWSLDGQYIASASIDGIVRLWPTQDFINTLNGGSSSVMSQSEAQIFSTSCSSILSLNYYKKNNSLICIGTA; encoded by the exons ATGTCGCATGGTCCATGGTCCATAGTGTCACAACTGTCACGCAATTCTGTATGTGTGAATCCCGATTCGAGACGTCGTCGGGTCTCGATGAAGATGAAGCGAATGAAAAGCGATGTGATAAGCGCGACGATCGAGTCTTACTTAAAACGACGTCATTATCAG GCGAACGACTATTGTAAGGGCGATCAGTTGTTTTGTCAGAGCAGCGATCAAATGACATTAAACGCAACCGCCGAGTGCGGTACCTCTCAGGATAATTCGATCGTTTTTAGTGCCATCACCATTGATGTTACGGCGGCAGATCAAGCGTATCAACG ATTAAAAAAGTGGATGAATATCATactcaatgaaaaaataaaagtagaatTACAAGGACTCTTGTTTCCAATATTTTGTCACCTTTATTTAGAGATGTTACATGCTGGTAACAGACAGGCTGCAAtccaatttttaaaagcaCATCAGAATGAATTTGTCAGTGACACGGAGAAAGATTTCTTAGAAGAATTATCTAGAGTATTTTCAGTTCAGGATATTGAATTGAGATCTTTAGTGAATGCATTCAGAACTAGAAAGTATAAAGTAGATTTGTCTGAGTCAGCTCATATTTGTTTACGACAATATCTTACAAGATAtggacatataatattaatgcag attataaatacacatatcACAATAATCAGAAAGACAGATAGTTCTAAAATGGATGGAGAGATACATGAAGAAGAAAGTCAAAGATATGAAACAAGTATTAATGGTCATGTGGAACAGCCATCTGGTACAGGTGTTGATCGCGAAATGCGAGAATTACAGGAAGCAATACGATTAATACGAAATAATGCTCATCAAGCATTAAGAGTATTTACAGTGAAGAATGCTATAGAAAA cgCAAGTTGCGGTCTTATTGCACCTAAAATGGATAAATTAGCTGTAGGATTTAGTACGGCTGAAATACGCGTATGGGGTATAGGTGAAATGGTTTTAGTTGAGCATAAAGATAAACAAATGCATGTTCCATTTATCTGTGATGTATCaccgttttataaatttaacgaatACGGAAACACAAT aagAAGTGAAGCAGGGGCGATAATATTAAGAGGACACACAGACGTAGTACatgatttaagatttattccAGAAGCAGACATTCTCCTTTCTATATCAAGTGACAAGGATATGAGAGCATGGAGGCTCAATGATTATTCATGTGCAGCAGTATACAG CGGTCATAGTTATCCAATATGGTGTATGGATACCAGTGTGTTCAATTTATATACTGCCACAGGTTCACATGATAGAACTGCCAAATTATGGTCATTGGATAGAACGTTTCCTCTAAGAATATTTGCTGGTCATTTTTTAGATGTCAAT tgtataaaatttcatccGAACGCCCGATACTTGGCGACTGGTTCCGCCGATAAAACCATAAGATTATGGTCCAAAGATGATGGGAATCTAGTACGAGTATACGTTGGAGCGCAATCGACTATTTATACTTTAGCTTTTAGTCCAGATGGGAAATATCTAGCTGCTGCAG GTGACGATAAGTGTATATCCATATGGGATTTAGCATCTAATGCATTACTCACTGAATTGAAGGGCCATGAAGATACAATCATGAATGTAGATTGGAGTTTGGACGGCCAATATATCGCCAGTGCGAGCATAGATGGAATTGTACGATTATGGCCTACTCAGGATTTTATCAACACCTTGAATGG AGGATCGTCAAGCGTAATGTCTCAATCGGAggcacaaatattttcaacatcttGCTCAAGTATTCTctcattgaattattataagaaaaacaatTCGTTGATTTGTATCGGCACcgcataa
- the LOC126853072 gene encoding TAF5-like RNA polymerase II p300/CBP-associated factor-associated factor 65 kDa subunit 5L isoform X1 gives MSHGPWSIVSQLSRNSVCVNPDSRRRRVSMKMKRMKSDVISATIESYLKRRHYQCSQANDYCKGDQLFCQSSDQMTLNATAECGTSQDNSIVFSAITIDVTAADQAYQRLKKWMNIILNEKIKVELQGLLFPIFCHLYLEMLHAGNRQAAIQFLKAHQNEFVSDTEKDFLEELSRVFSVQDIELRSLVNAFRTRKYKVDLSESAHICLRQYLTRYGHIILMQIINTHITIIRKTDSSKMDGEIHEEESQRYETSINGHVEQPSGTGVDREMRELQEAIRLIRNNAHQALRVFTVKNAIENASCGLIAPKMDKLAVGFSTAEIRVWGIGEMVLVEHKDKQMHVPFICDVSPFYKFNEYGNTIRSEAGAIILRGHTDVVHDLRFIPEADILLSISSDKDMRAWRLNDYSCAAVYSGHSYPIWCMDTSVFNLYTATGSHDRTAKLWSLDRTFPLRIFAGHFLDVNCIKFHPNARYLATGSADKTIRLWSKDDGNLVRVYVGAQSTIYTLAFSPDGKYLAAAGDDKCISIWDLASNALLTELKGHEDTIMNVDWSLDGQYIASASIDGIVRLWPTQDFINTLNGGSSSVMSQSEAQIFSTSCSSILSLNYYKKNNSLICIGTA, from the exons ATGTCGCATGGTCCATGGTCCATAGTGTCACAACTGTCACGCAATTCTGTATGTGTGAATCCCGATTCGAGACGTCGTCGGGTCTCGATGAAGATGAAGCGAATGAAAAGCGATGTGATAAGCGCGACGATCGAGTCTTACTTAAAACGACGTCATTATCAG TGTTCGCAGGCGAACGACTATTGTAAGGGCGATCAGTTGTTTTGTCAGAGCAGCGATCAAATGACATTAAACGCAACCGCCGAGTGCGGTACCTCTCAGGATAATTCGATCGTTTTTAGTGCCATCACCATTGATGTTACGGCGGCAGATCAAGCGTATCAACG ATTAAAAAAGTGGATGAATATCATactcaatgaaaaaataaaagtagaatTACAAGGACTCTTGTTTCCAATATTTTGTCACCTTTATTTAGAGATGTTACATGCTGGTAACAGACAGGCTGCAAtccaatttttaaaagcaCATCAGAATGAATTTGTCAGTGACACGGAGAAAGATTTCTTAGAAGAATTATCTAGAGTATTTTCAGTTCAGGATATTGAATTGAGATCTTTAGTGAATGCATTCAGAACTAGAAAGTATAAAGTAGATTTGTCTGAGTCAGCTCATATTTGTTTACGACAATATCTTACAAGATAtggacatataatattaatgcag attataaatacacatatcACAATAATCAGAAAGACAGATAGTTCTAAAATGGATGGAGAGATACATGAAGAAGAAAGTCAAAGATATGAAACAAGTATTAATGGTCATGTGGAACAGCCATCTGGTACAGGTGTTGATCGCGAAATGCGAGAATTACAGGAAGCAATACGATTAATACGAAATAATGCTCATCAAGCATTAAGAGTATTTACAGTGAAGAATGCTATAGAAAA cgCAAGTTGCGGTCTTATTGCACCTAAAATGGATAAATTAGCTGTAGGATTTAGTACGGCTGAAATACGCGTATGGGGTATAGGTGAAATGGTTTTAGTTGAGCATAAAGATAAACAAATGCATGTTCCATTTATCTGTGATGTATCaccgttttataaatttaacgaatACGGAAACACAAT aagAAGTGAAGCAGGGGCGATAATATTAAGAGGACACACAGACGTAGTACatgatttaagatttattccAGAAGCAGACATTCTCCTTTCTATATCAAGTGACAAGGATATGAGAGCATGGAGGCTCAATGATTATTCATGTGCAGCAGTATACAG CGGTCATAGTTATCCAATATGGTGTATGGATACCAGTGTGTTCAATTTATATACTGCCACAGGTTCACATGATAGAACTGCCAAATTATGGTCATTGGATAGAACGTTTCCTCTAAGAATATTTGCTGGTCATTTTTTAGATGTCAAT tgtataaaatttcatccGAACGCCCGATACTTGGCGACTGGTTCCGCCGATAAAACCATAAGATTATGGTCCAAAGATGATGGGAATCTAGTACGAGTATACGTTGGAGCGCAATCGACTATTTATACTTTAGCTTTTAGTCCAGATGGGAAATATCTAGCTGCTGCAG GTGACGATAAGTGTATATCCATATGGGATTTAGCATCTAATGCATTACTCACTGAATTGAAGGGCCATGAAGATACAATCATGAATGTAGATTGGAGTTTGGACGGCCAATATATCGCCAGTGCGAGCATAGATGGAATTGTACGATTATGGCCTACTCAGGATTTTATCAACACCTTGAATGG AGGATCGTCAAGCGTAATGTCTCAATCGGAggcacaaatattttcaacatcttGCTCAAGTATTCTctcattgaattattataagaaaaacaatTCGTTGATTTGTATCGGCACcgcataa